Within the Salvia hispanica cultivar TCC Black 2014 chromosome 4, UniMelb_Shisp_WGS_1.0, whole genome shotgun sequence genome, the region tcccggttgaaatattccataaatgatactccccacgttccataataagaggggcgtttttccatttccgtccgttccatagtaatagagtcatttctttttttagtaaaagtcaacacatttttccacacctactttactctctcttacttttttctatcttcatctctcaacctttttcatttttcactttattctctctttacttaactcacctaacacaatttttcttaatctccgtgccgaaaagttttgcctcaattactatggaacggagggagtattaggcttcacattccactaacatttttccactcacattttattataaaactaatataaaaaagtaggactcacattccactatcttttttcaactactttcctttatatttcttaaaacttgtgccgaaCTCAATCGGGACTCTTAaagtaggacggagggagtattaattaggCGTTGACAGGTAATTTTTAACGGAAAAGGACCAAAATACTTTGGACCcaatttttagaaagtgaATGTTTTTAGACTAAATTCATATcctgattatatatttatgaccaattttgacatttactcttaattttattataaatgtttaatcattagcaccctaatccaaaatcaagaccaaatctccacccttagattttaaaatgagtggatgagattaaatcttacgaatctcaataaatagtagacaaaatatcaacaaaagcgataatatcgtcattatgttatcatatgataattttcgtgaatgtttttttatatcaacatagtgtatcacaaatatcaacaatatgacataagaatatcaacactagatacaaagaaaatatcaacacatatttatcgAGATTTTTACACTGgctttattgaaattttttgatgtatttgttgataaaaatcttgttatcaacatttacttaaaactaaaataaaaaatatcaaatttcattatccGAACGtcatcggaacatatgcaattgagctctcgttggaatccttataaaattatctttaatttgatatattttttgcgaaaaaataatttaaatcgagagaatTACGTAAAtgtaaagttttaagatgattttaatgagagtgaattgacattaatatcctctaattttatttattattatttttaattaaaaatataatccatatgacattatttcaacgattaaatcttctaatttaatggctaagatttagcGCTAGTTTTAAAAGTTAGCCATTCATCGCTCGCTATATCAAAAAATACTTATGTACagcgaagaagaagaagacgaggcAGCTGCAATATTCACCACAAAAACACACTGTTTTGTTGGCCATGTTGGTGGTTAGCAGCAGCAGGATTGGTGTAATGGAGGCTGCTTTATCcctttctctatctctctccaAACACTCTCTCCTCCCAGCTCACAGACTTGTCCACCATTTCTCTCCGAGATGCACCCTCCGCAATCATCATTTGCATCGCCACCGGAGGACCACCAGATTCTCCGCCGTCGCCACTCAAGTCACAGAAACACCCCCATCCACCGCTCCTGTTCTACCCACTAACCAGTCCTCCCAGACGCTCCTCAGGATTCGCCACACCGTCAGTCTTTCTCCTCATTTATTTCTCACTCCAATTATCAAGTTGTTTAAATTAGGGATTTGCAGTGTGCTCATGTGATGGCCATGGCTGTTCAAAAGATTTATCCACAAGCAAAAGTCACAATTGGCCCTTGGATCGACAATGGCTTCTATTACGATTTTGATGTGGAGCCTCTCACTGACCACGACCTTAAgaagattaagaaggaaatggTGTGCTCACTTTCTCTTCCTCTTTTGATCCtgctttcttttcttttctttttcaatttataatttcttgaATCATCGATAGGATCGCATTATTGGTAGGAATCTGCCCTTAATCAGAGAACAAGTCACCAGGGATGAAGCACAAAAAAGGATTATGGCCATCAACGAGCCCTACAAAATGGAGATTCTCCAGAGCATCAAGGAGGAGCCTATCACTATCTATCACATAGGTGATGAATGGTGGGATCTTTGTGCTGGCCCTCATCTAGAATCTACTGGTAATATCAATAGAAAAGCTGTTCAGCTTGAATCTGTTGCTGGGGCTTACTGGAGAGGAGATATAACTAAGCCAATGCTTCAAAGAGTATATGGCACTGCATGGGAGAATGAAGAGCAGTTGAAAGCCTATCTTCACTTCAAGGAGGAGGCTAAAAGGCGGGATCATCGCCGAATAGGACAAgatcttgatttattttctatacaGGTACCACAGCTGTGATTTGAGTTGTCGAATTCTAGTATGACTCTGCACTggaaggttttttttttatgtttctaCTCTACATTAGTGATAATAAGGTTCTGTGTTATAAATCAAAGCTTGATGCTGATATCTTGAAAACCTTTGCAATTAATTGAAGTGGCCTGAAAGGTGGTGTATTTAGGCAATTTGCGAACTAATGTAGCTGTAGATTGGCACATGTACGGGGTAAATCCTCAGTTATCCAGCCCCGGCTGCCAAACTGCTTTATACATCCATTGGCCTTTCACTCCTCCAAATATAGCTTTTATACATCCATTGGCCTTTCACTCCTCCAAATATAGCTTATTTATCCTTCGCAAAACATctctaaattattattgtcTGTAGGATGGATAATTTAGCTGCTTATCATTAATGCTACTAATTTAGTTTTTCGGTCTTAATGGCAAAGAGATTGAACAAAGATATATCTTTCCTTGTCGATAAGCTTCTTTATGAATGTATTGTGGCTATTGACTCTAatgatttggtatttttaatccattaaattaatttagggTGCTTATTATATCAGATTATTGTTGAAGTAATAGGGTTCTGCCTGGCTTTATATTAGTGTAAATttcacaacttttttttttgggttgattAGATAACGGGGGCTTCAATTGATAGTAGATGAATACTTGCAGGATGAGGCTGGCGGCGGATTGGTTTTTTGGCATCCAAAGGGTGCTATCATGAGACATATAATTGAAGATGCCTGGAAAAAGATTCACCTACAGCGTGGCTATGATCTCCTCTATACCCCACACGTGGCAAAAGCAGATCTCTGGAAGATTAGTGGTCATCTGGACTTTTACAAAGAAAACATGTTTGAGCAGATGGAGATAGAGAAGGAACTTTATCAGCTTCGACCAATGAATTGCCCTTACCATATTTTGGTCTACAAAGCACAGCAACATTCCTATAGGGATTTTCCAATCAGGGTTGCAGAGCTTGGAACGGTGTATAGATATGAGCTGTCTGGAAGTTTACATGGTCTATTCCGAGTACGAGGATTTACTCAGGTATTTGTTTGCTCCTTGCATATTCTGACTTCAGACATTTCTGGGATGTCTACAGGTCTTGGATCTGGTTATTGTGTCAGAGCCTAATGTATATGGTTCCCCAACAGTTGTTTCatttatattctaatttacACAGCTGTCTTGTTTGACAGAATTCCATTAATGGTGCCAAAATTCCCTTGTCTTCTAGGAAATTGGTATGGTGTCATACTTGTAAAATGGCTATATCAACACACCTTAACCAACAAAACTAACTATGTTAGTATAAAAAGCTTTCTCCTGGACAACCTTCATCATTGATTAAAGAGCTTTCCGATGGGCCTATTTGTTATATGCATTGGATGGGAGATGTTTATATGCGTTTTCCAACTCGTTGGTCCAACCTGCACTTGAAGTTTCCTTGCACTGTCACTAAAATGAGTTTCTGTCAATTGATGAATTTATAAGCAGACCACACATACTAGATAGATCTTTCGGAGGCTCGTTATCTAGATTACTCTGTGATGGTTTTACAGGATGATGCCCACATCTTTTGTTTAGAGGATCAAATCAAAGATGAAATCAGGGGTGTCTTGGATCTTACAGAGGAAATACTGCTGCAGTTTGGGTTTGACAAGTACGAAGTGAACCTGTCAACAAGACCAGAGAAATTTGTCGGAGGTGATGAAATATGGGACAAAGCAACCGCTGCTCTAAAGGACGCTCTAAATGACAAAGGCTGGAGTTATCAAATCGATGATGGTGGTGGTGCTTTTTACGGCCCCAAAATTGATCTCAAAATAGAGGATGCTCTGGGTAGGAAGTGGCAGTGCTCGACCATACAGGTATTGCTGGACTGCAACTTTGCTGAAACCTGAAGAAAGCATGAAGGGCTTGAGCTCTCACTGCATGCTTGCTAATTCTTGAACCCCTTTTTCCCCCTTAGGTTGATTTTAATTTGCCTGAGCGGTTTGACATGACATATGTGGACTCTGATCAAGAGAGAAAGCGACCAATCATGATACATAGAGCAATTCTTGGATCGCTGGAGCGCTTTTTTGGAGTTCTTATTGAACATTATGCTGGAGATTTTCCATTATGGCTTGCTCCAATTCAGACTCACTTGTTACCCATAACCGACTCACAGGTAAATAAACAATCGCGCTAGCTTTTCCTTATATATACTTGAGCAAACTGTTTGGCTAGTTTATTGATATTACTTACAGCTGGATTACTGCAAGAGGGTGCTTGAAAGATTGAAAGCTGATGGGATTCGAGCTGAAATATGCCACGGGGAGAGGATATCAAAACTTATTAGAAGCTCGGAAAAGCTTAAAATTCCACTGATGGCTGTAGTTGGAGCAAAAGAGGTAGAAAATGAGACAGTGACTGTAAGATCTAGGTTTGGTGGAGAGTTGGGAACCATGGCAGTTGATGAATTTGTCACCAGAATCAAGCATGCAATTCAAGACAGGACTTCGTTTTAGTTCAAGGACTAAAAAGCTGTTTCTGTTTTCAACTGTAACACCTCAGTTAGATGCTCTGCTCCTTCCATTGTACAGGACCGAGTTCTTTGTCTCCCTCACCTCCACAGGCTGGGCCATGATTttgaacataaatatataaaaacttTGTTGGCAATTATGTtgctttaaaatattttcttgtatgcaatttttttatggagAGTAGTGATTGGTAGATTCTGAGCTCagtttaattgaaaattgtaatCATCAAATCAGGAGCTTCTACTTATAATGAAGCCCACAACAGTAAGCTCTATCATTTTTGAGTGAACAATTCCTGaatacaaaaacataatttaatttaatgctCATTGGTTAGAGGCTTAGGCTTGGGCTGTGTTTATATCTGTACATATTCTCCTTCATCACGTGTTACTCGTTCTAGGAATACCTCCATTGATATTATGCATTCAGTCGGAGTTGGTTCTGCATTTGCATTCTTTTCAGGTTCAGTCTCTCTTCATAGAAGCTCGTCTAGGATCGCAGCTGGGTCGAGATCCCAGCAACCCCGGGGCAAGTTAAAAGTGCCTTGGACATTAAGCAAACAAGATGGGACCTGGTGTGAGAATCGCAACATCTCTCTCCTTGGGATACATCTAATGGCACTAGTTTGTATGCATCCAGTTTTTACGAGCGGAGTAACCCACACGCCTTCCtcttcctaaaatagaaagttttcTAAAGAAtggaccaaaatagaaattgtCTCTATTTTTAAAGACTGGGGTAATAGTTAATGTgacaattttatagtattaagaTTTTTTGGTAATAAGCGTATTGTACTACTCCCTTTGTTCTAAAGAAGATGATCACTTCATTTGATAACATTGGATTTTatag harbors:
- the LOC125222970 gene encoding threonine--tRNA ligase, chloroplastic/mitochondrial 2 encodes the protein MLVVSSSRIGVMEAALSLSLSLSKHSLLPAHRLVHHFSPRCTLRNHHLHRHRRTTRFSAVATQVTETPPSTAPVLPTNQSSQTLLRIRHTCAHVMAMAVQKIYPQAKVTIGPWIDNGFYYDFDVEPLTDHDLKKIKKEMDRIIGRNLPLIREQVTRDEAQKRIMAINEPYKMEILQSIKEEPITIYHIGDEWWDLCAGPHLESTGNINRKAVQLESVAGAYWRGDITKPMLQRVYGTAWENEEQLKAYLHFKEEAKRRDHRRIGQDLDLFSIQDEAGGGLVFWHPKGAIMRHIIEDAWKKIHLQRGYDLLYTPHVAKADLWKISGHLDFYKENMFEQMEIEKELYQLRPMNCPYHILVYKAQQHSYRDFPIRVAELGTVYRYELSGSLHGLFRVRGFTQDDAHIFCLEDQIKDEIRGVLDLTEEILLQFGFDKYEVNLSTRPEKFVGGDEIWDKATAALKDALNDKGWSYQIDDGGGAFYGPKIDLKIEDALGRKWQCSTIQVDFNLPERFDMTYVDSDQERKRPIMIHRAILGSLERFFGVLIEHYAGDFPLWLAPIQTHLLPITDSQLDYCKRVLERLKADGIRAEICHGERISKLIRSSEKLKIPLMAVVGAKEVENETVTVRSRFGGELGTMAVDEFVTRIKHAIQDRTSF